One segment of Pseudoalteromonas rubra DNA contains the following:
- the rdgB gene encoding RdgB/HAM1 family non-canonical purine NTP pyrophosphatase, translating into MTRQIVLATGNQGKVAELDSMLKDLNIEILPQSQFNVSEVAETGTTFVENAIIKARHAAKVTGLPAIADDSGLEVDALQGAPGVYSARYAGADASDQDNIEKLLAAMSGETLRTARFWCVLVYMRHADDPTPVICQASWEGRITEDQQGLQGFGYDPVFWVEAAQCTSAQLSKAQKNALSHRGQALQQLLAHFEGQL; encoded by the coding sequence ATGACCAGACAAATTGTTCTTGCCACCGGCAATCAGGGTAAAGTAGCCGAGCTTGACAGCATGCTTAAAGACCTGAATATCGAAATCCTGCCACAAAGCCAGTTCAACGTGAGCGAAGTGGCAGAAACGGGCACTACTTTTGTAGAAAATGCCATCATCAAAGCGCGTCACGCCGCTAAAGTCACAGGATTACCCGCCATTGCGGATGACTCGGGTCTGGAAGTCGATGCCCTGCAAGGGGCACCGGGTGTGTATTCTGCCCGTTATGCCGGTGCGGATGCCAGCGATCAGGATAACATCGAAAAATTGCTTGCAGCGATGAGCGGCGAAACACTGCGCACAGCACGCTTCTGGTGCGTACTCGTCTATATGCGCCATGCCGATGATCCTACGCCGGTCATTTGCCAGGCCAGCTGGGAAGGTCGCATCACTGAAGATCAGCAAGGTTTACAAGGCTTTGGCTACGACCCCGTATTCTGGGTTGAAGCAGCTCAATGCACTTCAGCACAATTGAGCAAAGCGCAGAAAAATGCCCTTAGCCATCGCGGCCAGGCATTGCAGCAGCTGCTGGCACACTTTGAAGGCCAGCTGTGA
- a CDS encoding DUF4426 domain-containing protein codes for MKTLFTLISILAVLLLAQPAHATNEQGGQYKQLGDWQVHYIAFPSTFIQPNIASAYGLTRSNSKAIINISVLADDANNTAQRATLTGQARNLIGNKTTLTFKEVVEGDAVYYLAQMDVDHEDTYRFEVTIRQGNTRHVLKFQQKFYVD; via the coding sequence ATGAAAACCTTATTTACACTGATTTCAATACTGGCCGTGCTACTACTAGCACAACCAGCGCATGCCACCAATGAACAAGGTGGGCAATATAAACAACTGGGTGACTGGCAGGTCCATTACATCGCCTTTCCGTCGACCTTTATTCAGCCTAACATTGCCAGTGCTTACGGTTTAACCCGTAGCAACAGCAAGGCCATTATCAACATTTCAGTGCTGGCTGATGATGCCAACAACACCGCACAACGCGCCACCTTAACAGGCCAGGCGCGCAACCTGATAGGCAATAAAACCACTTTGACTTTTAAAGAAGTGGTGGAAGGTGACGCCGTTTATTACCTGGCGCAGATGGATGTTGACCACGAAGACACCTATCGCTTTGAAGTCACAATCCGTCAGGGGAATACCCGACACGTGCTTAAATTTCAGCAAAAGTTTTATGTAGATTAA
- a CDS encoding YggT family protein yields MNAMHFLVGIIFDLFLMVVLLRFWLQLVKADFYNPLSQAVIKATSFAVNPLRKLIPGLGGLDLASLVVALLVGFAKVSVLMLMLGGYWDPMGAAIDGALTVAKEAFSLVFWVLVIRAILSWVAQGYNPIAAVFDQLTEPMLRPIRKIIPPLGGLDLSILVVLIGMQFLQILMMDLLR; encoded by the coding sequence ATGAACGCCATGCATTTTTTGGTAGGGATTATTTTTGACCTGTTTTTGATGGTCGTACTGTTGCGTTTTTGGCTGCAATTGGTCAAAGCAGATTTTTATAACCCGCTGAGCCAGGCCGTAATTAAAGCAACATCGTTTGCCGTGAACCCGCTCCGTAAGCTTATTCCCGGACTGGGCGGTTTAGATCTGGCGTCTTTGGTTGTGGCGCTGTTGGTTGGTTTTGCCAAGGTGTCCGTATTGATGCTCATGCTGGGCGGATACTGGGACCCAATGGGTGCTGCTATTGATGGTGCGTTAACCGTGGCCAAAGAAGCCTTTTCATTAGTATTCTGGGTGTTAGTTATCCGCGCTATTCTCAGCTGGGTGGCTCAGGGCTACAACCCAATCGCTGCGGTCTTTGATCAGCTCACTGAACCTATGCTGCGTCCGATTCGTAAAATAATTCCGCCACTGGGTGGTCTGGATTTATCGATCCTGGTCGTTCTGATTGGTATGCAGTTCTTACAAATTTTAATGATGGATCTGCTACGTTAA
- the proC gene encoding pyrroline-5-carboxylate reductase has product MANKTIAFIGTGNMSYAIIGGMIKNGFAPHSIIATNRNADKLAKAHADFGVRTEQDNLKAVEQADVVVLSVKPQMMAELCQTFVDGGLDLSNKLFVSVAAGITVKRLREMLAEDVKLVRCMPNTPSLLGRGVSGLFAADINGEEKAYIEQVFSSTGIAIWLEQESQINDVIAVTGSSPAYFFLFMEAIEEKAIALGFSPEQARALVQQTALGAAEMALSQQDISIAQLRANVTSKGGTTHEAVEHLKANQLPQTVADAMDACIARAEEMEQQI; this is encoded by the coding sequence ATGGCTAATAAAACGATCGCATTTATCGGCACTGGTAATATGAGCTATGCCATCATTGGTGGCATGATCAAAAACGGATTTGCCCCACACAGTATCATTGCAACCAACCGCAACGCTGACAAGCTGGCTAAGGCTCACGCCGATTTCGGGGTGCGTACCGAACAGGATAATCTCAAAGCGGTTGAGCAAGCCGATGTCGTGGTGCTGTCTGTGAAGCCGCAAATGATGGCCGAACTATGTCAGACGTTTGTGGATGGAGGACTGGATCTCAGCAACAAACTATTTGTTTCTGTCGCTGCCGGGATAACCGTTAAGCGCCTGCGCGAAATGCTGGCAGAAGATGTTAAACTGGTGCGTTGTATGCCCAATACTCCGTCCTTACTGGGACGTGGTGTTTCGGGTCTGTTTGCCGCAGATATCAACGGTGAGGAAAAAGCCTATATCGAACAGGTCTTTTCATCAACGGGCATTGCCATCTGGCTGGAGCAAGAATCACAAATCAACGATGTCATTGCCGTTACGGGCTCCTCACCCGCCTATTTCTTCCTGTTTATGGAAGCCATTGAAGAAAAAGCCATTGCACTGGGCTTTTCCCCAGAGCAGGCACGCGCACTAGTGCAGCAAACCGCACTGGGTGCCGCAGAAATGGCCCTGTCTCAGCAAGACATCAGCATTGCGCAATTACGTGCTAACGTCACCTCAAAAGGCGGCACGACCCACGAAGCTGTTGAACATTTGAAAGCAAACCAGTTACCGCAAACCGTGGCCGATGCCATGGACGCCTGCATTGCGCGGGCCGAGGAAATGGAACAACAAATCTAG
- a CDS encoding YggS family pyridoxal phosphate-dependent enzyme encodes MVTIAERLNNAYDRIAKAQQKCATDHEVALLAVSKTKPVELIEQAYAAGQRLFGESYVQEAVDKVRHFQQQKDIEWHFIGPIQSNKSRQIAEHFSWVQSVDRLKIARRLNEQRPTNLMPIKVLIQVNISNDEQKSGCALDELDELAAYIDGARQLELRGLMTITAQTEDVQQQLQYFSQMKACFDKLKTQYQQLDTLSMGMSGDLEMAIQGGATMVRIGTDIFGKRQ; translated from the coding sequence ATGGTTACAATAGCAGAACGGCTGAACAACGCCTATGATCGCATAGCAAAAGCACAGCAAAAGTGTGCCACAGACCACGAGGTCGCATTACTGGCCGTATCGAAAACCAAACCTGTCGAACTCATTGAACAAGCCTATGCGGCAGGTCAGCGCTTATTTGGTGAATCCTATGTCCAGGAAGCCGTCGATAAAGTTCGCCACTTTCAACAGCAAAAAGACATTGAATGGCATTTCATCGGTCCCATCCAATCTAATAAGTCGCGCCAGATCGCCGAACATTTCTCCTGGGTGCAAAGTGTCGACCGCCTGAAAATTGCACGTCGTTTGAATGAACAAAGACCTACTAACCTGATGCCGATCAAAGTGTTAATTCAGGTGAATATCAGTAACGACGAACAAAAATCCGGATGCGCGCTGGATGAACTGGACGAATTGGCCGCATACATTGATGGCGCGCGTCAGCTTGAACTGCGTGGGTTGATGACAATTACAGCGCAAACTGAGGACGTACAACAGCAATTGCAATATTTTAGCCAAATGAAGGCTTGCTTTGATAAACTAAAGACTCAATATCAACAGCTGGATACCTTGTCGATGGGTATGAGTGGCGATCTGGAAATGGCCATTCAAGGTGGCGCGACCATGGTGCGTATCGGCACGGATATTTTTGGTAAACGACAATAA
- a CDS encoding type IV pilus twitching motility protein PilT, with protein sequence MDITELLAFSVQHKASDLHLSSGVSPMIRVDGDVRRVNIPALEAKDVNSLVYDIMNDNQRKDYEQNLEVDFSFEVPNLARFRVNAFNASRGPAAVFRTIPSSVLTLEDLGAPEIFRKISDCPRGLVLVTGPTGSGKSTTLAAMVDYINSNKHHHILTIEDPIEFVHDNKLSLINQREVHRDTHSFNAALRSALREDPDVILVGELRDLETIRLAMTAAETGHLVFGTLHTTSAPKTIDRIIDVFPGEEKDMVRSMLSESLQAVISQTLVKKVGGGRVAAHEIMMGIPAIRNLIREDKIAQMYSSIQTGAMHGMQTMDQCLTNLVNRGLITNQDAQAKAHDKSQFGTTY encoded by the coding sequence ATGGATATTACTGAATTATTGGCCTTTAGTGTGCAACACAAAGCATCGGATTTACACCTTTCATCGGGAGTTTCACCGATGATCCGGGTTGATGGCGATGTGCGCCGGGTAAACATTCCTGCACTGGAAGCGAAGGACGTTAACAGCCTCGTTTACGATATTATGAATGATAACCAGCGTAAGGACTATGAGCAAAATCTTGAGGTAGATTTCTCATTTGAAGTGCCTAACCTGGCTCGCTTTCGTGTTAATGCTTTTAACGCCAGCCGTGGTCCGGCGGCGGTGTTCAGGACCATCCCCAGCTCAGTGCTGACTCTGGAAGACTTGGGCGCACCGGAGATTTTCCGGAAGATTTCGGATTGCCCGCGTGGTTTAGTACTGGTTACGGGCCCAACCGGGTCGGGTAAATCGACGACGCTGGCTGCCATGGTGGATTACATCAACAGTAACAAGCATCATCACATTCTGACGATTGAAGACCCCATTGAATTTGTTCACGATAACAAATTAAGCCTGATCAATCAGCGTGAAGTGCATCGTGACACACACAGTTTTAACGCCGCGTTGCGCAGTGCGTTGCGTGAAGACCCGGATGTCATTCTGGTTGGTGAATTGCGTGATTTGGAAACCATCCGATTGGCCATGACTGCGGCTGAAACAGGTCACCTGGTGTTTGGTACTTTGCACACCACCTCGGCGCCTAAAACCATTGACCGTATCATTGACGTTTTCCCGGGTGAGGAAAAAGACATGGTGCGTTCTATGTTATCTGAGTCCCTGCAAGCCGTTATTTCACAAACGCTGGTGAAAAAAGTGGGCGGTGGTCGGGTCGCTGCACATGAGATCATGATGGGGATCCCGGCTATTCGTAACCTCATTCGCGAAGATAAAATTGCGCAAATGTACTCGTCTATACAAACCGGTGCGATGCACGGTATGCAGACCATGGACCAGTGTCTGACTAACCTGGTTAACCGCGGCCTGATCACCAATCAGGATGCCCAGGCGAAAGCCCATGATAAGAGCCAGTTTGGCACCACCTATTAA
- a CDS encoding PilT/PilU family type 4a pilus ATPase, with protein MELVHYLQTMKDKGASDLFVSAGLPVSAKIDGELRALDDDQLDAEAALAMVESAMSEKQKQQFHGEKECNFAVANEIGRFRVSAFWQRDCAGMVIRRIVTDIPEVTDLGLPSVLTDVIMSKRGLVLFVGGTGTGKSTSLAALLGYRNRNQRGHILTIEDPIEFVHQHRKSIITQREVGLDTESFESALKSSLRQAPDVILIGEIRSRETMEYALSFAETGHLCVATLHANNANQAIDRIMHLVPKEKHDKLKYDLALNLRAIVAQQLVPSAKGEGRVAAIEVLLNSPMVAELIKKGDIGSIKETMSKSKEMGMQTFDQALFDLYKQQRINYADALHHADSPNDLRLMIKLQNNEQKGAGFLQGVTVDGLDDKKR; from the coding sequence ATGGAGCTTGTACATTATCTGCAAACGATGAAAGACAAAGGGGCATCGGATCTGTTTGTATCTGCCGGTCTGCCCGTGAGCGCCAAAATCGATGGTGAGCTGCGTGCACTGGATGATGACCAATTGGATGCTGAGGCGGCATTGGCCATGGTCGAATCAGCCATGAGCGAGAAACAAAAACAGCAGTTTCATGGTGAGAAAGAGTGCAATTTTGCGGTGGCCAATGAAATAGGTCGTTTCCGGGTTTCTGCTTTTTGGCAACGTGATTGCGCCGGTATGGTGATCCGGCGCATTGTCACGGATATCCCTGAGGTGACTGACTTAGGCCTGCCTTCGGTGCTGACTGATGTGATCATGTCTAAGCGTGGCCTGGTGCTATTTGTCGGCGGTACCGGCACCGGTAAGTCGACGTCTCTGGCAGCCTTACTGGGCTATCGCAATCGTAATCAACGCGGTCATATACTGACTATCGAAGATCCCATTGAATTTGTGCATCAGCACCGCAAGAGCATTATTACTCAGCGTGAAGTCGGGCTGGATACGGAGAGCTTTGAGTCGGCACTGAAAAGCTCGCTGCGTCAGGCGCCGGATGTGATTCTGATTGGTGAGATACGCTCTCGTGAGACCATGGAATATGCGTTGAGTTTTGCTGAAACCGGCCACCTGTGTGTTGCAACGTTACACGCCAATAATGCCAACCAGGCCATCGACCGTATTATGCACCTGGTACCAAAAGAGAAGCACGATAAGCTAAAGTACGACTTGGCGCTTAACCTCAGGGCCATTGTCGCGCAACAACTGGTTCCATCAGCTAAAGGGGAAGGGCGTGTAGCGGCCATTGAGGTGTTGCTCAATTCACCTATGGTGGCTGAGCTGATTAAGAAAGGTGACATTGGCTCAATTAAAGAAACTATGTCTAAGTCGAAGGAAATGGGGATGCAAACCTTTGACCAGGCGCTGTTCGATTTGTATAAGCAGCAAAGGATCAACTACGCGGATGCCCTGCATCATGCTGATTCACCGAATGACCTGCGCCTGATGATTAAACTGCAAAACAATGAGCAAAAAGGAGCGGGCTTCTTGC